The Huiozyma naganishii CBS 8797 chromosome 3, complete genome genome contains a region encoding:
- the KNAG0C01100 gene encoding uncharacterized protein (similar to Saccharomyces cerevisiae HSP150 (YJL159W) and PIR3 (YKL163W); ancestral locus Anc_1.188), protein MVFSCSSLLYSCSLNKIPRTTDCQDQQLLKPQSVLSTFTRHTPTIMQYKKSLASAAIVATAMSAAVPAEPWTTLTPSATYNGGVTDYASTFGIAVIAAPAQASTTEKAKRDNKDDKKTTTKAKETKTKTKAKETKKTTTKDGKKDNNKDVTQIADGQVQATKAAAAPVSQIGDGQIQAATKAAVSQIGDGQVQATKAAVSQIGDGQVQATKAAVSQIGDGQVQATKAAVSQIGDGQVQATKAAVSQIGDGQVQATKAAVSQIGDGQVQAATKAAVSQIGDGQVQAATKTAASQIGDGQVQATATGAQQVADGQVQAKSPAGVLANTCNSDSTLKMTLKKGELVDSKGRIGSIVANRQFQFDGPPPQAGAIYAAGWSITPAGNLALGDQDVFYQCLSGDFYNLYDKHIGSVCNPVYLQALNVVNC, encoded by the coding sequence ATGGTGTTCAGTTGTAGTTCTCTTCTTTATTCTTGTTCACTTAATAAGATACCACGCACAACAGATTGTCAAGACCAACAGCTTCTTAAACCTCAATCAGTGCTCTCCACCTTCACAAGACACACACCCACAATAATGCAATACAAGAAATCTCTAGCCTCCGCCGCCATTGTCGCTACCGCAATGAGTGCCGCTGTCCCAGCTGAACCATGGACTACTTTGACCCCATCTGCTACGTACAACGGTGGTGTCACTGACTACGCCTCGACTTTCGGTATTGCCGTCATTGCTGCTCCTGCTCAAGCGTCTACCACTGAAAAGGCCAAGAGAGACAACAAGGACGACAAGAAGACTACCACAAAGGCCAAGGAAACTAAGACCAAGACCAAGGCCAAGGAAACTAAGAAGACCACAACCAAGGACGGCAAGaaggacaacaacaaggatGTCACTCAGATCGCCGACGGTCAAGTCCAAGCTACAAAGGCCGCTGCTGCCCCAGTCTCCCAGATTGGTGACGGTCAGATCCAAGCTGCCACTAAGGCCGCTGTTTCTCAAATAGGTGACGGTCAAGTCCAAGCCACCAAGGCTGCTGTCTCTCAAATTGGTGATGGTCAAGTGCAAGCTACCAAGGCTGCTGTCTCCCAAATCGGTGACGGTCAAGTTCAAGCCACCAAGGCTGCTGTCTCTCAAATTGGTGACGGCCAGGTCCAAGCCACTAAGGCTGCTGTCTCTCAAATTGGTGATGGTCAAGTGCAAGCTACCAAGGCTGCTGTCTCCCAAATCGGTGACGGTCAAGTTCAAGCCGCTACTAAGGCCGCTGTTTCCCAGATTGGTGACGGCCAAGTCCAAGCTGCCACAAAAACTGCTGCTTCTCAAATAGGAGATGGTCAAGTCCAAGCTACCGCCACTGGTGCCCAACAGGTTGCTGACGGTCAAGTCCAAGCTAAGTCCCCAGCTGGTGTCCTTGCCAACACCTGTAACTCAGACAGcactttgaagatgactttgaagaagggtGAATTGGTCGACTCCAAGGGTAGAATCGGTTCCATCGTTGCCAACAGACAATTCCAATTCGACGGTCCACCACCACAAGCCGGTGCCATCTACGCTGCTGGGTGGTCCATCACCCCAGCCGGTAACTTGGCCCTGGGTGACCAGGACGTCTTCTACCAATGTTTGTCCGGTGACTTCTACAACTTGTACGACAAGCACATTGGTTCCGTCTGTAACCCAGTTTACTTGCAAGCTTTGAACGTTGTTAACTGTTAA
- the PAM17 gene encoding Pam17p (similar to Saccharomyces cerevisiae PAM17 (YKR065C); ancestral locus Anc_1.196), producing the protein MLSLCYKKSIAMAATPACSRILSGGLRWQSTSVQGKSVNATNGMPPVQGQLSWTDFFQLRKTQRTVNVGSSIFTALLGCNVSWMFLSNMEIDPTQMIMGFDPLVVISAGLVASGCLGYLFGPLFGTQLFKLSHRKYITEFNDKNKDFLKHVIDNRVDASSQSFSNPVPDYYGEKIGSVKEYRQWLRDCHAYARKAKEFL; encoded by the coding sequence ATGCTCTCCTTATGttacaaaaaatcaatcGCCATGGCAGCGACACCAGCGTGTAGCCGTATCCTTTCCGGTGGCCTCCGCTGGCAATCAACATCTGTCCAGGGGAAATCGGTAAACGCAACGAACGGAATGCCCCCAGTGCAAGGTCAACTCAGTTGGACCGATTTCTTCCAACTGAGGAAAACGCAGAGGACTGTTAACGTCGGGTCGTCCATTTTCACCGCATTGCTAGGGTGCAACGTATCGTGGATGTTTCTGTCAAACATGGAGATCGACCCGACTCAAATGATCATGGGGTTCGACCCACTGGTGGTCATTTCTGCAGGGCTCGTTGCTTCAGGGTGCCTCGGGTACCTGTTCGGACCTCTCTTTGGAACACAGCTCTTCAAACTCTCGCACAGGAAGTACATAACCGAGTTcaacgacaagaacaaggactttttgaaacacGTCATTGATAATAGGGTGGACGCCTCCTCGCAAAGTTTCAGCAACCCGGTCCCGGACTACTACGGCGAGAAAATAGGTTCCGTCAAGGAATACAGACAGTGGCTGAGAGACTGTCACGCCTACGCGAGAAAGGCCAAGGAATTTTTGTAA
- the CCP1 gene encoding cytochrome-c peroxidase (similar to Saccharomyces cerevisiae CCP1 (YKR066C); ancestral locus Anc_1.194) has protein sequence MSTANRFVPLASRAVFSRRVMLGLVGSAGVLGVAADLHQRRDGYRGGNGNGNGRSTGKLWTPLVAGAPIAHLAQVDKKYGESDYQAVYNAIAEKLRDEDEYDNYIGYGPVLLRLSWHCSGTWDKKDNTGGSFGGTYRFQKESNDPSNNGLENAAHFLEPIKKQFPWISYGDLYTLGGVTAVQELQGPKIAWRPGRVDMPEDTTPDNGRLPDADNGASYVRNFFDRMNFNDREVVALMGGHALGKTHLANSGYEGPWGAATNTFTNEFYNNLLNEHWTLEKNEANNEQYNSPKGYMMLKTDMALVQDDKYLPIVKEFAKDQNAFFKEYTNAFQKLLQNGITYSKDSPVFVFKTLDEQDL, from the coding sequence ATGTCTACTGCTAACAGGTTTGTGCCCCTCGCGTCTAGGGCCGTGTTCTCTCGTAGAGTAATGCTCGGATTGGTCGGGTCCGCTGGTGTCCTAGGTGTCGCTGCTGATCTGCACCAACGCCGTGACGGTTACCGTGGCGGTAACGGTAACGGTAACGGTCGGTCCACGGGGAAGTTGTGGACTCCTCTGGTTGCCGGTGCGCCCATTGCGCATCTTGCCCAAGTGGACAAGAAGTATGGGGAGTCCGACTACCAGGCCGTTTACAACGCTATCGCTGAGAAGTTGCgtgacgaggacgagtaCGATAACTACATAGGGTACGGTCCCGTTTTGCTACGGTTGTCCTGGCATTGTTCCGGTACGTGggacaagaaggacaacACTGGTGGGTCCTTTGGTGGGACTTACCGGTTCCAGAAGGAGTCCAACGACCCCTCGAACAACGGGCTCGAGAACGCTGCGCACTTCTTGGAACCCATCAAAAAGCAGTTCCCCTGGATCTCGTATGGGGACCTGTACACACTTGGTGGTGTCACTGCGGTGCAGGAGTTGCAAGGACCGAAGATCGCATGGAGACCAGGGAGGGTCGACATGCCTGAGGATACGACCCCGGACAACGGGAGACTTCCTGACGCGGACAATGGTGCCTCGTACGTGAGGAACTTCTTCGACAGGATGAATTTCAACGACCGCGAGGTTGTCGCGCTGATGGGAGGGCACGCTCTGGGGAAGACTCACTTGGCCAATTCAGGGTACGAGGGTCCCTGGGGTGCCGCCACGAACACGTTCACCAACGAGTTTTACAACAACCTGTTGAACGAACACTGgactttggagaagaacgaaGCGAACAACGAACAGTACAACTCACCAAAGGGGTACATGATGTTGAAGACGGACATGGCGTTGGTCCAGGACGACAAGTACTTGCCCATCGTGAAGGAGTTCGCGAAGGACCAAAAcgctttcttcaaggagtACACCAACGCCTTCCAAAAACTGCTACAGAACGGTATAACTTACTCGAAGGATTCTCCAGTCTTCGTGTTCAAGACGCTAGACGAACAGGACTTGTGA
- the VPS35 gene encoding retromer subunit VPS35 (similar to Saccharomyces cerevisiae VPS35 (YJL154C); ancestral locus Anc_1.193): MSYADSLPQAKSAVKQNTVLMQRALQQHSLMDALKYASQLLQQLRNPLLPPQRQYYELYVMVFDTLGELTLYLVQGHKRGRHHLADLYELVQYAGNVLPRLYLMITVGSALLQCNDETVPQAEILKDMIEMCKGVQNPTRGLFLRYFLSQMTKGLLESLMDLPFSITFLTTNFVEMNKLWVRLQYQGPLKERDLRTKERKELQILVGSQLLRLSQVIESEEADQEENFTVYCEKILPGILEQMVQSRDVICQEYLFDIVCQVFPDNYHLETVEQLLQATAQMNPQVSLHKIIATLVQRLIDYVEREAAPGKQGGRSLFDIFWQYLEKLGDERPDIALVEVLDLVSNVITLNNCCDPENTDNLNKLYSLLFTKCKDFAVNDEATEDTVQQQQLFVELMTFKEVKRANLIVVNCPKYTELLLSIHPRAQLQAIESLLNLFLDQSDDWVVETEDQFMKLLALCKPATALISKEGQETVPLVQQTVAKWCHALVRATTKSRQLRPITKQVQLLLSLKNALHEGTSQSVSCTYESLITLWWQLIKKCDFLRSRLPKNKSSYDTSIKQIFKYVSRCITELFNVVGPSITDRVFKLNLQTASIADQLSLPEISYDFFTQALTVFEDTLSDSRTQFQAIVYMTQILQRTRSLRTEGEDYYDNLIVRTTLHASKLLKKQDQCRAVYLCSHLWWATEIESLGETEDDAETEGQFYREGKRLLECLQRSLRSADSIMDNMQSCELMVEILNRCLYFLIYGEEAQTRVSVNYVNGLIELIKTNLNSLHLEQMAELKLDDTSSTKTPQRVLMGQDGSVLKVSKSNGAVSVVLPTAASTESVAELATIPADHFQRTCAYILQQAALDDRFKAITV, translated from the coding sequence ATGTCGTACGCAGACTCGCTGCCGCAGGCGAAGAGTGCTGTGAAGCAGAACACGGTGTTGATGCAGCGGGCGCTGCAGCAGCACTCGCTGATGGACGCGCTGAAGTACGCGTCACAGCTGCTACAGCAGCTCAGGAACCCATTGCTGCCCCCCCAACGCCAGTACTACGAGCTGTACGTCATGGTGTTCGACACACTCGGTGAGCTCACGCTGTACTTGGTCCAGGGGCACAAGCGCGGGAGGCATCACCTCGCGGACCTGTACGAGCTCGTGCAGTATGCAGGGAACGTGCTCCCACGGCTGTACCTCATGATCACCGTTGGGTCTGCGCTGTTGCAATGCAACGATGAGACAGTCCCGCAGGCAGAGATCCTGAAGGATATGATCGAGATGTGCAAAGGTGTGCAGAACCCAACGAGGGGGCTTTTCCTCAGGTACTTCCTCTCGCAGATGACGAAGGGGCTTCTCGAGTCCCTCATGGATTTGCCCTTCAGCATCACGTTCCTCACCACGAACTTCGTAGAGATGAACAAACTGTGGGTCAGACTGCAGTACCAGGGACCCCTCAAGGAGAGGGACCTCAGGACCAAAGAGCGTAAAGAGTTGCAGATCCTCGTCGGGTCCCAGCTGTTGCGTCTCTCGCAGGTGATCGAGTCAGAAGAAGCAGACCAAGAGGAGAATTTCACCGTCTACTGCGAGAAGATCCTCCCGGGGATCCTTGAACAGATGGTCCAGTCAAGAGACGTCATATGCCAGGAGTACCTATTCGACATCGTCTGCCAGGTGTTCCCGGACAACTACCACTTGGAGACAGTGGAACAATTGCTGCAGGCGACTGCACAGATGAACCCACAGGTATCACTCCACAAGATTATAGCCACGCTGGTGCAGAGACTGATAGACTACGTAGAACGTGAGGCTGCCCCAGGGAAGCAGGGGGGGAGATCGCTTTTCGATATATTCTGGCAGTATCTCGAGAAACTGGGTGATGAGAGACCAGATATCGCGCTCGTGGAAGTGTTGGACCTCGTATCGAACGTCATCACTTTGAATAACTGCTGCGATCCGGAGAACACggacaacttgaacaaactATACTCGCTGCTGTTCACGAAATGCAAAGATTTTGCGGTCAACGACGAGGCGACAGAGGACACCgtgcaacagcagcaactgtTCGTAGAATTGAtgactttcaaagaagtGAAGAGGGCTAACTTGATCGTGGTCAACTGCCCCAAATACACAGAACTGTTGCTCAGTATTCACCCACGCGCACAACTACAAGCCATCGAATCCCTGCTCAACTTGTTCCTTGACCAAAGCGACGACTGGGTCGTCGAAACAGAGGACCAATTCATGAAATTGCTCGCCTTGTGCAAACCGGCAACCGCTTTGATTTCAAAGGAGGGTCAGGAGACCGTTCCTTTGGTCCAGCAGACCGTTGCCAAATGGTGCCACGCATTGGTACGTGCCACAACTAAATCAAGACAACTCAGACCCATCACTAAGCAGGTACAACTACTGTTATCCCTCAAGAACGCACTACATGAGGGTACGAGCCAATCGGTAAGCTGCACATACGAGTCACTTATCACTCTGTGGTGGCAGCTAATTAAGAAATGCGATTTCCTAAGATCAAGATTACCCAAAAACAAGTCATCGTACGACACCTCTATCAAGCAGATATTCAAGTACGTGTCCAGATGTATCACGGAACTGTTCAACGTTGTAGGTCCGAGCATCACGGACAGGGTATTCAAGCTGAATCTCCAAACGGCGTCCATAGCGGACCAACTGAGTCTCCCTGAAATATCCTACGACTTCTTTACGCAGGCGCTGACGGTCTTCGAGGACACCCTGAGCGACTCACGTACCCAGTTCCAGGCGATAGTGTACATGACGCAAATCCTGCAGAGGACAAGGTCGCTGCGCACAGAGGGGGAGGACTACTACGACAATCTCATCGTGCGGACCACACTCCATGCGTCAAAGCTGCTCAAGAAACAAGACCAGTGCCGGGCCGTGTACCTTTGCTCGCACCTGTGGTGGGCCACGGAAATTGAATCTCTGGGCGAGACGGAAGATGACGCAGAGACGGAGGGACAGTTCTACAGGGAGGGGAAACGGCTGCTGGAGTGCCTGCAGAGGTCGCTCAGATCCGCGGACTCAATCATGGACAACATGCAAAGCTGCGAACTGATGGTGGAGATCCTGAACCGGTGTCTGTACTTCCTCATCTATGGTGAGGAGGCACAGACGCGTGTGTCCGTCAACTACGTCAACGGGCTCATTGAACTGATCAAAACGAACTTGAACTCGCTACATCTCGAGCAGATGGCCGAGCTGAAACTGGACGACACGTCAAGTACCAAGACACCACAACGGGTCCTAATGGGTCAGGATGGGTCTGTCTTGAAGGTGAGCAAGAGTAACGGTGCCGTGTCCGTCGTGCTGCCAACGGCTGCAAGCACAGAGTCCGTCGCGGAACTGGCCACGATACCAGCAGACCACTTCCAACGAACATGCGCGTACATCCTCCAGCAGGCTGCACTCGACGACAGATTCAAGGCCATTACAGTATGA
- the KNAG0C01110 gene encoding uncharacterized protein (similar to Saccharomyces cerevisiae CIS3 (YJL158C); ancestral locus Anc_1.189) — MQSKIIAAATLAAVATSVAADGYTPGNPWTTLTASGSYNCGLPKFTSSFGIAVQPITTNAKRGVVSQINDGQIQATASVGDGTTTITKAVTKTLKPTKASSVVSSASSNTTISSSTTASSCAATATVNPSANSCKNSGTLQLTLNDGVLTDGKGRIGSIVSNRQFQFDGPTPQAGALLAKGWSITPAGNLALGEQDVFYQCLSGNFYNLYDQHIAEQCSPIHLEVVGLIDC; from the coding sequence ATGCAATCCAAGATCATCGCTGCTGCTACTTTGGCCGCTGTTGCCACCTCCGTCGCTGCTGACGGTTACACCCCAGGTAACCCATGGACCACTTTGACCGCTTCCGGTTCTTACAACTGTGGTCTACCAAAATTCACCTCTTCTTTCGGTATTGCCGTTCAACCAATCACTACCAACGCCAAGAGAGGTGTTGTCTCCCAGATCAACGACGGTCAAATTCAAGCCACCGCCAGTGTCGGCGATGGTACCACTACCATCACCAAGGCTGTGaccaagactttgaagcCAACCAAGGCCTCCTCCGTTGTCTCTTCTGCCAGCTCCAACACCACTATCTCTTCTTCCACCACTGCCAGCTCCTGCGCTGCCACTGCCACCGTTAACCCATCCGCCAACTCTTGTAAGAACAGCGGTACTTTGCAATTGACTTTGAACGACGGTGTCTTGACCGACGGTAAGGGCAGAATCGGCTCCATCGTCTCCAACAGACAGTTCCAATTCGACGGTCCAACCCCACAAGCCGGTGCTTTGTTGGCCAAGGGCTGGTCTATCACCCCAGCCGGTAACTTGGCCCTTGGCGAACAAGATGTCTTCTACCAATGTTTGTCTGGTAACTTCTACAACTTGTACGACCAACACATTGCTGAACAATGTTCTCCAATCCACTTGGAAGTTGTTGGCTTGATCGACTGTTAA
- the KNAG0C01120 gene encoding bifunctional nucleoside/nucleotide kinase/histidine phosphatase family protein (similar to Saccharomyces cerevisiae FBP26 (YJL155C); ancestral locus Anc_1.192) — MTLRVIDTIQNRKICLVIVTKEDKDREFLTQKLQRYLAWLSIKCRVFGNTREGAAENQSQVSDVVKWLKEGRHAVAIIDNSSITPTNCEQLANVFKCYSVEPLFLEYSARAGEPSVDSTSQSQKGCQLSNTLSYVKLSKEPHNMIINRVGSYLQTRIVFYILNINMNGKSIWLSRHGESIYNVEEKIGGDSPLSNRGLRYAEKLSELMESEVGDGNLTVWTSTLKRTHETAKYLPYEKLEWKALDELDAGICDGMTYKEIEERFPDDFRARDDDKYQYRYRGGESYADVVNRIEPVIMELERQDNILIITHQAVLRCIYAYFMNVPQDESPWMTIPLHTLIKLTPSVRGVKVTRLTTDVPAVSTYKEKGSSDITDNPEGTSQYANLLTEVSEQKQI, encoded by the coding sequence ATGACGCTAAGAGTAATTGATACCATCCAGAACAGGAAGATATGCCTTGTGATTGTGACAAAAGAGGACAAAGATAGAGAGTTTTTAACGCAAAAACTGCAGAGATACCTGGCTTGGTTGTCGATAAAGTGTCGGGTATTCGGCAACACGCGGGAAGGCGCTGCGGAGAACCAAAGTCAGGTGAGTGACGTAGTCAAATGGCTTAAAGAGGGGAGACACGCAGTCGCAATCATcgacaacagcagcatAACGCCGACAAACTGCGAGCAACTGGCAAACGTCTTCAAATGCTACTCTGTGGAGCCTCTATTTTTGGAATACTCGGCTCGTGCAGGCGAGCCAAGTGTGGATTCCACGTCGCAGAGTCAGAAAGGCTGCCAGTTATCGAATACACTAAGCTATGTGAAACTCAGTAAGGAGCCTCACAATATGATCATAAATAGGGTTGGGAGCTACCTGCAGACAAGGATCGTTTTCTACATCCTCAACATCAATATGAACGGGAAGTCGATATGGCTCTCCAGGCATGGTGAATCAATTTACAATGTGGAGGAGAAAATAGGCGGTGATTCACCTCTATCTAACAGAGGTCTCAGATACGCAGAAAAGCTGTCAGAATTGATGGAAAGCGAAGTCGGCGATGGAAACTTGACTGTGTGGACATCTACGCTGAAGAGGACACACGAGACTGCAAAATACTTGCCGTACGAGAAACTCGAATGGAAGGCATTGGATGAGCTGGATGCAGGCATCTGCGACGGAATGACTTACAAAGAGATAGAGGAAAGGTTTCCAGACGACTTTAGAGCACGCGATGATGATAAATACCAGTACAGGTACCGTGGTGGTGAGTCATACGCCGACGTTGTCAATCGAATTGAGCCTGTTATAATGGAGCTCGAAAGGCAGGATAACATATTGATAATTACCCATCAGGCGGTGCTCAGGTGCATCTACGCCTATTTCATGAATGTGCCCCAAGACGAGTCGCCCTGGATGACTATACCTCTACACACACTGATCAAACTGACTCCGTCTGTTCGTGGCGTGAAGGTCACTAGACTGACCACAGATGTCCCCGCAGTGAGCACCTACAAGGAGAAAGGCTCCAGTGATATCACAGATAACCCCGAGGGGACTTCCCAGTACGCAAACTTACTTACAGAAGTGTCCGAACAGAAACAAATATGA
- the OAF3 gene encoding Oaf3p (similar to Saccharomyces cerevisiae YKR064W; ancestral locus Anc_1.199) yields the protein MLEVDQEAQRMLRKRKRPTVVCTNCRRRKSRCDRERPCNTCTRFGNADSCVYLDSSPSSNEPQILLTSSRRSNSSKSHDFRTVSSVPDVGYQKDKTLMDLGPRYINIIPAGFYVAAKRSAVNIFSPFTDVGMEHRDPYLSFLVRFRSISIRKMMTKYKRNNTTTIIPNLPRSFMPLSTFDFDEGNYLDARAQYYFRQHKSLFNKFAKFRENDSKKFTDTNIDVKYYMPGKDVFLKHIFPFFTGYISTIVPIFDTNVLNKEIDTLYSKLETRDKLETKDFEHILYCIILLITLLTQLSIKMTKDTAWNNVFEEVLTIDTSRYVSIINHYLFGMKLLKKCTLMQLQCLLLLKLYYWCGPEDNEGTDSQYNQIFLSTIIGSAREVGVNWFCFLDDTNYSISIADKTRPSIYDMNSDAYSAIYKKIWAVILHWDRKMALVTGQECNVNKSYPFRYRDSCPSTWHVKMIEIDSLLLKVNKLLNDTPTRVDITQMRVTIDQAIDETALLREKNEITELHLNIELDWTLDLLKLSMLQCAMVSFEYDVSVILFHETAQELWDFLIYVIQKGETYFSDSGNLDPFTKFYTNRIVEIVTNKVCVLVPAFILRVSRFSSLTDSDRKSMCQFLFIVSSIYFNEFAFDNYRAFKKMFTAKLSYKILNRPTGKDPWLIILQFLVTELEMSNGVLEEECNNCTKLGDLLPQLSMLLELKTEKGSAFQAEDILTMWNKDIYPAGQYDTRFMFKVRSEQLSKFNKDKYEDRFNIFESFYEHSSSTLAEMPVATSTAADYGVLGDAGNKDSVSDTSSMTFPLAPSTVTDNLNVNFELLDEIFEPIDFVSFFK from the coding sequence ATGCTTGAAGTTGACCAAGAAGCTCAGCGCATGCTGAGGAAACGGAAGAGACCTACTGTGGTCTGTACCAATTGCAGAAGACGGAAAAGCCGATGCGATCGTGAGAGACCTTGTAATACTTGTACACGCTTTGGTAACGCAGATTCGTGTGTGTACCTTGATTCTTCCCCGTCTTCTAATGAGCCCCAGATACTTCTCACTTCATCCCGCCGTTCAAACTCATCTAAAAGCCATGATTTCAGGACCGTATCATCTGTCCCAGATGTGGGGTATCAAAAGGACAAAACATTAATGGATCTCGGTCCACGATATATCAACATCATTCCTGCTGGATTTTACGTGGCAGCAAAAAGATCTGCTGTGAATATTTTCTCACCATTTACTGATGTTGGGATGGAACATCGAGATCCATACTTGTCTTTCCTTGTAAGATTTAGAAGCATCTCCATACGAAAAATGATGACAAAGTATAAAAGGAATAACACAACTACAATAATTCCAAATCTTCCCAGATCATTCATGCCGTTGTCAACTTTTGATTTCGATGAAGGGAATTATTTGGACGCAAGAGCACAATATTATTTCAGGCAGCATAAATCTTTGTTTAACAAGTTTGCGAAGTTTAGGGAAAACGactccaagaaattcaCCGACACTAATATTGATGTAAAATATTATATGCCTGGAAAAGATGTCTTCTTGAAACATATATTCCCTTTTTTCACGGGTTATATTTCAACTATTGTCCCTATATTTGACACTAATGTGTTGAATAAAGAAATAGATACGCTGTATTCGAAATTGGAAACCAGAGATAAGTTGGAAACCAAAGATTTTGAGCATATTCTGTATTGTATTATACTACTAATAACACTATTAACTCAACTCTCCATTAAAATGACGAAGGATACTGCATGGAATAATGTATTTGAAGAGGTGCTGACCATCGACACCTCTCGATACGTTTCCATCATCAACCACTACTTGTTCGGTATGAAACTACTGAAAAAATGCACTTTGATGCAATTACAATGCCTACTGTTATTGAAACTGTATTACTGGTGTGGTCCGGAAGATAATGAGGGCACTGACTCGCAATATAACCAGATTTTTTTGAGTACCATCATCGGTAGTGCCCGAGAGGTCGGTGTGAAttggttttgttttcttgaCGATACAAATTACTCCATCAGTATAGCTGATAAAACTCGACCATCCATATATGACATGAATTCAGATGCATATTCAGCGAtatacaagaaaatatggGCAGTGATATTGCACTGGGACAGAAAGATGGCATTGGTAACGGGTCAAGAATGCAATGTCAATAAGAGTTATCCGTTCCGATACAGGGATAGTTGCCCTTCCACATGGCATGTAAAAATGATAGAAATCGATTCATTGTTATTGAAAGTAAACAAGCTACTCAATGACACCCCAACACGGGTGGACATCACACAGATGCGTGTAACTATTGACCAGGCGATTGATGAGACGGCGCTTTTACGAGAGAAAAATGAGATAACTGAGCTGCATCTAAATATAGAACTGGATTGGACCTTGGATCTATTGAAGTTGTCAATGCTGCAATGTGCAATGGTGTCTTTCGAATATGATGTGAGTGTTATATTATTCCACGAAACGGCTCAAGAGCTTTGGGACTTTTTGATATATGTGATACAGAAGGGAGAAACGTACTTCAGCGACTCTGGTAATTTGGACCCCTTTACAAAATTCTACACTAACAGAATAGTGGAGATTGTGACTAATAAAGTATGTGTGTTAGTTCCTGCTTTTATCTTGAGAGTCAGCAGGTTTTCTAGTCTGACGGACAGCGACAGGAAATCAATGTGTCAGTTCCTATTCATTGTTTCGTCAATTTACTTTAATGAATTTGCATTTGATAACTATCGTGcgttcaagaagatgttCACTGCAAAATTGAGTTACAAGATTTTGAATCGTCCCACTGGGAAAGACCCCTGGTTGATAATCTTGCAGTTCCTAGTTACCGAGTTGGAGATGAGCAACGGGGTGCTTGAAGAGGAGTGTAACAATTGTACAAAATTGGGGGACCTATTGCCTCAACTGTCGATGCTCCTGGAGCTAAAGACAGAAAAGGGGTCTGCGTTTCAGGCGGAGGATATTTTGACGATGTGGAACAAAGATATTTATCCAGCAGGCCAATACGATACCCGGTTTATGTTTAAAGTGCGCTCGGAGCAATTGTCCAAGTTCAATAAGGATAAATATGAGGATCGGTTCAACATTTTTGAATCGTTTTATGAGCATTCGAGTTCCACGCTGGCGGAAATGCCCGTTGCTACCAGCACGGCAGCCGATTATGGCGTGTTAGGCGACGCTGGCAACAAGGACAGTGTGTCTGATACATCCAGTATGACATTCCCGTTGGCGCCTAGTACTGTAACGGATAATTTGAATGTGAATTTTGAATTATTGGATGAGATCTTTGAGCCTATTGATTTTGTCtcattcttcaagtag